The following are encoded in a window of Thamnophis elegans isolate rThaEle1 chromosome 14, rThaEle1.pri, whole genome shotgun sequence genomic DNA:
- the B9D1 gene encoding B9 domain-containing protein 1 isoform X1, with protein sequence MAAASTANPTVFLLMVSGQIESAQFPEFDELYCKYCFVYGPDWAPTTGLEEGISQITSKSRNAQQNLVWNFPIDVTFKSTNPFGWPQIVLSVYGPDLFGNDVVRGYGAVHVPFTPGRHQRILPMFVPESSSRLQKLTSWLTGRYPEFTDPKVVAQGEGREVTRVCSQGFVTVSFNVVTKDMKKLGYDASSSTLASSSLTSVTDAMRKF encoded by the exons ATGGCGGCCGCCTCCACCGCCAACCCCACCGTCTTCCTCCTTATGGTCAGCGGACAGATCGAGAGCGCGCAG TTTCCAGAATTTGACGAGCTCTACTGCAAATACTGCTTCGTGTACGGCCCCGACTGGGCTCCGACTACG GGCCTGGAAGAAGGCATCTCCCAGATCACCTCCAAGAGCCGTAATGCCCAGCAGAACCTAGTCTGGAACTTCCCCATTGACGTCACCTTCAAAAGCACCAACCCTTTTGGCT GGCCGCAGATCGTCCTCAGTGTGTACGGACCTGATCTTTTTGGGAATGACGTGGTTCGGGGATACGGAGCCGTCCATGTCCCTTTCACACCTGGCAG GCACCAGAGGATCCTCCCGATGTTCGTTCCAGAATCATCCTCCAGACTGCAGAAGTTAACAAG CTGGCTGACGGGCAGGTATCCCGAATTCACTGACCCCAAGGTGGTAGCCCAGGGCGAAGGCCGTGAAG TGACCAGGGTTTGCTCGCAAGGCTTCGTCACCGTTTCCTTCAACGTGGTGACCAAGGATATGAAGAAGCTGGGCTACGACGCCAGCTCATCGACCCTCGCCAGCTCCTCACTAACCTCGGTGACAGACGCCATGCGCAAATTCTAG
- the B9D1 gene encoding B9 domain-containing protein 1 isoform X2, translated as MVPAFAPLALPQGLEEGISQITSKSRNAQQNLVWNFPIDVTFKSTNPFGWPQIVLSVYGPDLFGNDVVRGYGAVHVPFTPGRHQRILPMFVPESSSRLQKLTSWLTGRYPEFTDPKVVAQGEGREVTRVCSQGFVTVSFNVVTKDMKKLGYDASSSTLASSSLTSVTDAMRKF; from the exons ATGGTCCCAGCTTTTGCCCCCTTGGCTCTCCCGCAGGGCCTGGAAGAAGGCATCTCCCAGATCACCTCCAAGAGCCGTAATGCCCAGCAGAACCTAGTCTGGAACTTCCCCATTGACGTCACCTTCAAAAGCACCAACCCTTTTGGCT GGCCGCAGATCGTCCTCAGTGTGTACGGACCTGATCTTTTTGGGAATGACGTGGTTCGGGGATACGGAGCCGTCCATGTCCCTTTCACACCTGGCAG GCACCAGAGGATCCTCCCGATGTTCGTTCCAGAATCATCCTCCAGACTGCAGAAGTTAACAAG CTGGCTGACGGGCAGGTATCCCGAATTCACTGACCCCAAGGTGGTAGCCCAGGGCGAAGGCCGTGAAG TGACCAGGGTTTGCTCGCAAGGCTTCGTCACCGTTTCCTTCAACGTGGTGACCAAGGATATGAAGAAGCTGGGCTACGACGCCAGCTCATCGACCCTCGCCAGCTCCTCACTAACCTCGGTGACAGACGCCATGCGCAAATTCTAG